From the genome of Pirellulales bacterium, one region includes:
- a CDS encoding metalloregulator ArsR/SmtB family transcription factor, which translates to MKSSEVVESLAALAQESRLALFRLLVKRGPEGYTPGQLSEKLDVPGPTLSFHLKELQRANLIEARREGRFLYYSPNFPRMNQLLAFLTENCCVLAGKDCGPTCSPVAAEGSQPKRRRA; encoded by the coding sequence ATGAAATCAAGTGAAGTTGTCGAATCCCTGGCCGCTCTAGCCCAAGAATCACGCCTGGCCCTGTTCCGACTCCTGGTAAAACGAGGTCCCGAGGGCTATACCCCCGGTCAGTTGAGCGAAAAGCTCGACGTGCCAGGCCCAACGCTTTCGTTCCATCTGAAGGAGCTGCAGCGCGCCAACCTCATCGAGGCCAGGCGCGAGGGACGCTTCTTGTACTACAGCCCGAATTTTCCGCGCATGAATCAGCTATTGGCTTTTCTCACCGAGAACTGCTGTGTGCTGGCGGGTAAAGATTGCGGCCCAACCTGCAGCCCTGTGGCGGCCGAGGGCAGTCAACCCAAGAGGAGACGAGCATGA
- the arsC gene encoding arsenate reductase (glutaredoxin) (This arsenate reductase requires both glutathione and glutaredoxin to convert arsenate to arsenite, after which the efflux transporter formed by ArsA and ArsB can extrude the arsenite from the cell, providing resistance.) — MADAPIEVTIYHNPGCATSRNVLALIRNAGIEPRIIEYLKTPPDRATLESLLERMQMEPRALLREKGTPYAELGLCDETLSDARLLDAMMANSILINRPLVVTPWGVKLCRPSEVVLDILPLPQRGTFTKEDGEQVIDEHGARIGKGQAP; from the coding sequence GTGGCTGACGCGCCGATCGAGGTTACGATTTATCACAATCCCGGGTGTGCGACCTCGCGCAACGTCTTGGCGCTGATTCGAAACGCCGGTATCGAACCCCGCATCATCGAATACTTAAAAACACCGCCCGATCGCGCAACCCTTGAATCGTTGCTTGAGAGAATGCAAATGGAGCCGCGTGCGCTTCTGCGGGAAAAGGGTACCCCGTATGCCGAACTCGGGCTGTGCGATGAGACCTTAAGCGACGCGCGGTTACTCGACGCCATGATGGCGAACTCGATCCTCATTAATCGCCCCCTCGTCGTCACGCCCTGGGGCGTAAAGCTATGCCGGCCGTCCGAGGTGGTGCTCGATATCCTGCCCCTGCCGCAGCGCGGCACCTTCACCAAGGAGGACGGCGAGCAGGTCATTGATGAGCACGGCGCACGAATTGGGAAGGGGCAAGCGCCGTAA
- a CDS encoding cytochrome c, with product MNSKPGRASHPILWTLAILVGVGLVVTGYMAFGPSPTAFAGGKTVELRAYQGQDPTGVPAELKSASLIERGEYLTRAADCEVCHTAKDGAPFAGGLAFVLPFGRIYSTNITPDAETGIGGYSDADFLNAVHKGIGKGNTRLYPAMPYPSYTYMSDADALAIKAYLFSLKPVHAPAQQNTLSFPFNQRALMGIWSAMFNADRRYQPHVDRTDEWNRGAYLVEAMGHCGECHTPRNLAFALNNRQKFSGAVQAGWRAYNITPDQSAGVGAWSDADLARYLSIGHAEGRGTASGPMGEAVDESLSHLKPTDVTAMVAYLRTVPSVSSSDLPAPRPEPATVTQTDVANNRGKQVYEGACAGCHGWTGISPVIPFASLTGTRSVNDPTATNVAQVIIGGGKRHYRVDAENMPAFGSTYSDAEIAAVANYVTALFGAKGADLTASRVATLRAED from the coding sequence ATGAACTCGAAGCCTGGGCGCGCTTCGCATCCGATCTTATGGACTCTCGCGATTCTCGTTGGCGTCGGTCTCGTTGTCACGGGCTACATGGCGTTCGGGCCCTCGCCAACCGCCTTTGCCGGCGGCAAAACCGTCGAGCTGCGGGCCTATCAAGGACAAGACCCCACCGGAGTACCGGCGGAGTTGAAGTCGGCGAGCCTCATAGAACGCGGCGAGTATCTGACACGCGCGGCAGATTGCGAGGTATGCCATACCGCCAAAGATGGCGCGCCGTTTGCGGGCGGCTTGGCATTTGTACTTCCCTTCGGCAGGATTTATTCGACCAATATTACCCCAGACGCCGAGACCGGCATCGGCGGTTATAGCGACGCGGACTTCTTGAACGCCGTTCATAAGGGAATCGGCAAAGGCAATACCCGGCTGTATCCTGCGATGCCCTATCCCAGCTATACGTACATGTCGGACGCGGATGCGCTGGCGATTAAGGCGTACTTGTTTTCATTGAAGCCCGTGCACGCCCCCGCGCAGCAAAATACCCTTTCTTTCCCCTTCAATCAGCGCGCGCTCATGGGCATATGGTCAGCGATGTTCAACGCGGACCGCCGCTACCAGCCGCATGTGGACCGCACCGATGAATGGAATCGTGGAGCCTATCTGGTGGAAGCGATGGGTCATTGCGGCGAGTGCCATACCCCGAGGAATTTGGCTTTTGCACTCAACAACCGACAGAAATTTAGCGGTGCGGTACAGGCCGGATGGCGCGCCTACAATATCACTCCGGATCAAAGCGCCGGCGTGGGTGCGTGGAGCGATGCGGATCTTGCGCGCTATTTGTCGATCGGTCATGCCGAGGGCCGCGGCACGGCCTCGGGTCCCATGGGCGAAGCGGTCGATGAGAGTTTAAGTCACTTAAAACCTACCGATGTCACCGCGATGGTGGCGTACTTGCGTACCGTGCCTAGTGTGTCAAGTTCCGATTTGCCCGCCCCGCGACCAGAGCCTGCCACTGTCACACAGACTGATGTGGCCAATAATCGCGGAAAGCAAGTGTACGAGGGCGCTTGTGCTGGATGCCACGGATGGACCGGTATCAGCCCAGTGATCCCGTTCGCCTCTCTGACCGGAACACGTTCCGTGAATGATCCCACGGCCACTAACGTTGCACAGGTGATCATCGGCGGCGGCAAGCGGCACTACCGGGTCGATGCGGAGAATATGCCGGCGTTCGGCAGCACCTACTCGGATGCGGAAATCGCTGCGGTGGCGAATTACGTCACTGCGCTCTTTGGTGCCAAAGGCGCCGATCTGACGGCTTCGCGCGTGGCGACACTACGCGCGGAAGACTGA
- a CDS encoding ArsI/CadI family heavy metal resistance metalloenzyme, which yields MKRFHLHVSVENLDQSIRFYSTLFAAEPTVRQSDYAKWMLEDPRVNFAISTRRQPVGVNHLGFQVETDEELRGMHTQLQAADARLIQEDDQPCCYAQSNKYWVTDPTGIAWETFHTLGSIPVYGKDTPVFNHGESTVPDGSPQAACCVPTAKAEAFAARSSCCSK from the coding sequence ATGAAACGATTCCACCTGCATGTGAGCGTCGAGAATCTCGATCAATCGATCCGCTTCTATTCGACCTTGTTCGCCGCGGAGCCAACGGTACGCCAATCGGACTACGCGAAGTGGATGCTCGAGGATCCGCGTGTGAATTTCGCGATCTCGACGCGCCGCCAACCGGTCGGTGTCAATCACCTAGGGTTTCAGGTCGAGACCGACGAGGAGCTGCGCGGCATGCACACGCAGTTGCAGGCGGCCGATGCGCGTCTGATCCAAGAGGACGATCAGCCCTGTTGCTACGCCCAGTCAAACAAGTATTGGGTCACTGATCCGACCGGCATCGCCTGGGAGACCTTTCACACCTTGGGCAGCATCCCGGTCTACGGGAAAGACACGCCGGTCTTCAATCACGGCGAATCGACTGTGCCTGACGGAAGTCCCCAGGCCGCATGCTGCGTGCCGACGGCGAAAGCGGAAGCGTTCGCCGCCAGATCGAGCTGCTGCTCCAAATGA